The nucleotide window ttatgttctgggattaaaggcatgctccagcACCACCAGGCATAGCTAGAGTTTTCTTATGAGATCTTCTGTCAAGCAACAGGGCAAAATTATATTCAACTACATTggtgaatatgtatatgtgtatgtttgtttgcatTGTCGAGAAATGTTTTACTTTCAAATTCAATACGTAGTCCAAATTGGCTTAAATTCaaggagatctgcctatctctgctaccatactcagctatattcatatctgaaactAATTTGACACCCACCAATGGTAGACACCAAAAATGACCTAAGACATATTGTTTTGTACCTCGGGACCTCTGGTGAGATTTAGCTGAAACACTTCAGTGTATTTTTGGAAAAGGATCTCAGCATGAGTCAATGATAATCTgagttagaattttattttgggacaaggtttctctacatatctttctctgtccttgaacacagaatGCAGATGGGGTTGGCTGCAAATTCAAAGAACAAAGTGTGTGTGCTAAACCatactattataattttattatttattttcttgtgtctgtttttatgtatgtaattctttttttgtggAAGTTGTGGATGTTTGTCATGGTTTGGATGTAAAAATCAGAGAATGATTTTGGGTGTTTGCCTTTTACACTTAGCATATTTGAGGGTCTCTAGGTTGCCATTCCATGCAATGATGCTTGTCAGGATTTCTTTTGTCTGCATTTTACTGCCATCaaaagcattggattataggcatgtactgtaGCAACTGTCTTTAGAATGCAAAATGAAGGGATTGTGGCAAGGTGAGTACTTTATCTGTTAGACCATTTTCACAATCCTAAATTctattaagtagaaatttttgaagtgagtctgttttgagacacagtcttttCTAatgctgtctgtcctggaactgattaTGTAGTACGTATGataggcctggaacttacagagaacCCCTATTCTGTCTCACATGAAAACACATTAGCAGAAAAAGATTTTTAACATAGATTTAGTAAAGATATTACTAGAAAGAGTGAATTTGGGGAAAGTGTGATCTTGGGAAGTCAAACCACACTTAAGTATTGGTACAAAGAAAGATGACAGGTTTGGTGACTTTTTAAGTCATATTTCAATGGGTACTTAgggaatcctctctctctctctctctctctctcactctcactctatctctctgtctgtatcttcctctctgtgtatgtctcactGTGTACATTtattagtctctgtctctctgtgtatttctctgcttctgtttggtAAATTGTTCATAGGTCAGTTCCTGGTTACACTCAACTGGGATTTTGATTTAATAAGGTAAAACCATGGGTCAGAAGACTTCTGTACTTTGCCTTACTCTACATGAGTTGCACAGTTCTGCCCTCATAATCCTCAGAAAATTGCTGGTTACATCTGGGAAAGGAGACCGTgaattggtggcacacgcctttaatcgcagcacgtgggaggctgaggcaggcagatctctgtgagtttgagaccatcctggtctacaagagctagttccaggacatcctccaaagccacagagaaaccctgcctcgaaaaagaaaagaaaaaaaaagaacatctggGAAAGGAGCAAATCCATActcaaaaggttttatttttagtatCACGGCTCATTGGTATTTGAGATATTACATAATTAAGAAGGTTCTTTAATGGTAAGACTTCACCCACATAAGCCTTCAATTTATGGAAGGAATAGGCTACTTGATTCCTAATCTGAAGAAGTAACTTCTTACAGAACCTGCTGTAACTCTGGTCCAATTGTGGTAGAGTCCATCACAACTTAGAACACAAATTTTGTTATAACCCTTGTTGTAATGATTCTGCAAAGAAGAAAGTTGCAAAATGTATAGGTCAAAATACTGCCTTTTGATTTCACTTCAGCACTGTTGGAATCTGGCAGAGTTAGAAAACCAGTGAAGATATGGTGAGAGTTCATTACATGAAGTTTTCAAGATGAAGCCATTGTTGAATTTTGAGACAATAGGATGTTGATGTACCCAAACTATGGGGAATCTTACATGGAAAGCCTAAGACAGGAGTGTAAATAGCAAAGGAGAGACATGTATGACAATATGTAGGGATAGAACTATCTAAGCATTTTGAGAATGTTACCCCACCTGTGTTTGGTAGAACTCCAGAATTATGTCGTTTGTCCTGATGAGATTTAGTGCTTTAGTTAATCTTTTCTCATTATGCGCaattcctttctttactttttaaatgtattcttctctcataaaatatatcCCATCTGCATTTTCCCCTATCTCCACTCATCAAAGTCGTCTCCACTGCTCCCCTCTCCACTAGGTCCTCCTCTATTTACTTTCTAAGTACGGAACATATCCATAGATATAACCAAAACTCTGCATAATTAATTGCAATTTGACAATACATGAATGTTCCTATCAAAGCTGGATGAAGTGAACTAGCAGGAGGAAAAGAATTCCAACAGCATGCAAGAGAGTCATAGACACACACCCACTTCTACTGTCAGTAGTTACCAAAAATACCTGGATATATTACAATAACAGAACACACGTGCTGCTGGATTTTCTTGTCGTGCCAGGGACTGCTGGCCTACAGCACTAGTCAAGCACACATATGCCATATTATTAAACTTTTGGCTGAtcactagggcttcttattggctaattctgtcttaatttttaacccattttaTAAATCTTTGTATTTCCACGTggccttggcttactggagaatgacCAAACCTGTAGATTCTTTGCTGGCTACATCATATCTGTCTCGGGTGGACTCTCTCTGCCCACCATTTCCAAAATACTCCTCCTCTCCTAGCCTTGCATACCTTCTTGTCTCTTTAGTcaaacattgttttattcatcaacaaataatagaagcatatatacagaaggatatccccatCAATCATGATGCAGACCCTGTGAGCCTCTGCAATTCTGTTGGCTGTGTTCTCCAATATGCTTCTTTAATTTAGGAAAATCTTGACTATGAATTTTTGAAACTACTCGCTGGGACTTCGACCTGAGTTTATTCTCATTCTATTCCTGTTATTCTTACATTTGATGTTTTCATAGTATTGCAGATGTTCTGGATATCCCATTTCATAAATGATACATTCAAAGCTTGAAATTCGGTTTCATGTCTTGTATGCAGTTACTGAGTCTTGCCTCTGTAGGTCCTGATGGATTAAATGGATTTCCATTTCCCTAACTCCTTCAATTGTCATTTTATTGCTTCTGTATTGATTTTCAGTTCTTGAACAGATTCATTCATTTCATCAACTGTTTATGAGTTTGTTTTTTGACTTTCCTTaagtgatttattattttttccaatatTCCAATTATACTTTCCCTGAATTTTTTAAGGGTTTATTAACTCACTTCAACTTTAAGGACTTCTGTCATCTTTCTAAATTTGGTATTAATTGGGCTTCAAATGTGTTGGAATAGCAATCGCTTACTATAGTAGGATATCCAGAATCTGGTAGTGATTTATTGCTCTGGTGGCTTTTGGTTATATTTTTATGCTGGTGTCTGGTTGTCTAGCTTTCAGGTGATGTcgggtctaggtgctgatttctcagttttcctttgtTGGAAGGGTGTATTTTCTTGACTTCTATTTGCTCTATAATCTTCTGATCTGTGTGGCCCATGATTGAACAGTGGTTCTTACCCCAGTGTTTTCGCTGGAAATCTTcctgtaggtgtggtctttgttccAGAAGGGAGTAGTGCCAAAGTTTGAGGCTGTAAAAAGGGAAGAGAGCAGAGAAACTTATTGGTGAGTTACCAATACATAATCAGgtaatggatatatatatatatatatatatatatatatatatatatatatatatatctggctTACAGAGCTCCCTAGCCAACTGGCAGGAAAGCACAGCAAGCTGAAGCAGCAGGGAAAGAGATGGGCTTTTCCACATATGTCGCCGACTCCTAAATTAGTTTCTCATCACACTCTTCATGCACTAGTGGTCATGGCCaagtacacctgtagccagccccaggaggcgTGGTTAGGGTGACCCTTATAGAAACTGGTGATAGTGTTGATTGGGCATGGAGAGACTGTGTAAGTTCTGTGGTAACGTGGCCCATATCGACTTCTGGCAAATGGTCTATCCTTTGATCAAGTACAGGGATTCTTCTATAGTTGGAGGCTACAACACAGAGATGAGGAGGGATTTGGATTCTAAATAGTTATGTGGGATATTTAAAGAATGGAGAATATCCACTCCAGAGGAAACAATGTGTATTTCAGATAACTGCCATGAACTCTGGTCCAGAAAGGTGTCTCTGCCTCAGTTTGCCTACTTGTTCTTCTGACTTGGGTGAACTGCACTTGAGCAGAGGATATTAATCCAATTTGTTCGTGGGGTCATGGATTTGAGGGTGGCAGCTAATGAGATGTACTCTGTCTGGGAATGTAGGAACTATGGAAGTTTCATGAGCTAGTGAATCACCTTACCTgtcatttttgttagttttaattaaaaagattattttacatgttaattccagttccctctccctcccatgcccccccactaCTAACACCATACTTATCACATACCATTTAGGCTCCCCAgcaagtgtgaggccttccatagagggtcttcaaagtctgtcatatactttatAATAGGGCCAATGACAAGCCTCTTGTGTCTAGGcatagggagtatccctccatgtgggatgggctctcaaagtccattcctatgctagggataagtactgatccactacaaggggcctcatagatttccaaggtctcctcactgacacgcacattcagggagtctggatctgtcttatgctggtttcccagctataagtctggggaccaagagctctcccttacCTGTTATTCTTGCTGGTGGGACATACACATGAATAAGGGCTGTCTTCCTGAGTTTGGGGCTGGAATACAGCCATCTTCCTCTTATTATGAATGTGAATATACTCTGTGCCCATCAGTGTATGTTGGAAATCCTTAATTAGTTTCTTGATTTTACAAAATGTGATACTCAAGAGACTGTCTTGAGTATCAGAGGAGAATTCAGAAATTTGAGCTTTTGGGGTTATTATAGGTTATGACGATAATTGAACTTGGTGTAAATAGAAAGCTTCCCCTGCTTGTACTCATTCCAGCCCTGTCTCCAATCTCCATTACCCAAATCCACTgctactctgtttctcttcagaaaagagaaggcttcCCATGTATATCAACCTAACATCATGACAAGGTAAATAAATCTAAGCACAAACCCTCATACAAGGCTGACcaaggtaactcagtagaaggaaaagatCCCCAAGAGCTCTAAAAAGAGTCACCACAAGACGTACTGGTAGGAATCACATAAGCAAACCCCTTTGAACCTTTTTCAGTTCATTCTGTGTAGCATTTTCTCCTGTTTTATGCAATTCCTCTGGATCCCGCAATGCCCCGCCCCGCCCTGACTCCTTCCACAGGATTCTTAGAGCTGAAGCTAATGTTTGGGTAGGGATCTCAGCATGTGTTTCTATCAGCTGCTGagagaagcctctctgatgacaattgggctaagcACCAATTTGTAATTATAGCAGTATATACTTAGGAATCCTTTCATTACCTTATTTCTTgttcaatattttttttgttttaaaatagttctTTAAGCCATTCTTGTTCTGACTCCTCAGCTGGTCAGGTACTATCAGGAATGATTTTCCTCTCAGAGTTAGAGCTTCAAGTTTAAGCATTCATTTGTTGGACATTGTAGAATATCTGATCCACCATTGCACCAgaatattttgcaggcaggattTATTCTACAATTTTGTGGCTGCCTTAGTGTCCCTATCCAATAATGGGAGGCTTATGTGTTTACAGAAGATGGATGGTTCAGCTTCTTTATTGTTGATTACTAAGAGTCCCCACCAAGGACTCACCCTTACAGGTTCTGGGAAATTCTGATTGCACTGTTTCCACAACCCCTGTTAAAAGCTCCCCATTGCAGTCAGGTCTTCCCATCTTTTTTCCCTCTGCCTCATCCTTACTCACCTGATATTTTCCAGTCACGTCTCTACATGCCATCATTGAATCaagaaaatctcattttttttttacacccaGAGAGATCCATGGATCTCGCCTGTAATTGGAGTTCTTAAAAACCTGGAGTAAGATATAGAGCAAAATGCTGAGAGATGATAGAGAAGGTgtaagccaaagccacctttacctcactaGTTTCCAAGTGGCAAAGTGcgattttctgtttctttttgctcaTATCTGCTCTCTCCTTAGCCAATGTATATCTATCTCTGGAAACCCATTTCACTTCCTGCTTCCGCCAgccatctgtacagacctctagacctctatgactagctaatggcaagctccatttttttttcttcagacaagCTTAATTTGTACAAGGAATATATCAACACACTCCCCTAGAGCTGTTCTACTTACTAAGCCTGTCTGCATCTTTGGATTTTACGGTGATTAACTGTGATACTGGAATTGTATTCTACTTAAAttctagtatccacttataagCGTATTTACCATTCTAGTCCATGTGCTTCTGTGTTGCCTCATTCactataataactaaagaaactGGACAACAACTACACAAATATTCAGATTATAGtagaatatatttctatataGAATGTTCAGCAGAGGAACCTAAACTAGCTGGGAAATATTGAATAACTGTACACCATCCTTATCCATCACTGAAGTCCTTATCAAAACTACTTTCACTTATTTTCACACAGCTATCAGGGCGATTAAGACAAATAAGACAAATTACAACCTATGATGGCAAAGGAAAAGTAGCAAGGAGATTCCTTGACTTATAAGTGTAAAATTTACAGCATCTGTGGAAATCAAGACGCAAACCTCAGAAAATTTGGAGTCAATCTACCTCAACACCCAGATATGCCACTtatgggcatgtacccaaaaatGTTCATCAATCCTACCACAAAGGCACTTTCTCAACTATGTTTGtagtggctttattcataacagccaagAACTGCTATGTCCGTGGCATAATATGttgattgatgtggaaagactCCTCCACTAAGGATGGCAATGTCCCTAAGAAAATGggcctggaaaagaaaaaaagaaagtcaggaaACAGTACTTGCTCATGGGGTATGCCTTCAATTATTGATCCAAGTTTCTATTCCTAAGCTCATAAAATGGTGGAGAATTATCTGACACAATGAGCTAAATAAACACATTCACTGCCTGAGATGCTTTGGTAAGAGGATTTAATTACAACAACATAAATGCAACTTACAAATAATAGAATACCAAAAGTGGTTTTCATTGCCAAGTAAGAGCTGGAAATGTTATCTTTTGGAAGAAAGTGGATGATATCAAGACTTTAGGtggaaaaaaaacattgaaatttgTAATTTGCGTTTCCTGCAGTGCTAGGAAGATGGGGATTATATGAATAATGGCAGAATGTAAGAGATTGAGATAATAGGATTTCAGTCAGAAATAGATTGCggaaaaaaattaatcaagagGTCATGTGTGTGGTCAAAGATTTTGACTCTAAAATAGTTCTTATTCCGCCTATCCACTGGAAACATACTAGTGCAGAATTTAAAAGATAATGGGCTCCTTCCTTAAAGGTAATATTTAATATGTTGGATGTTCATTGTTGTTGATTCATACAGTAAGTCATGTctacagagaacaaaacaaatagggtagaaataagtgaaaaagaaaaggtagttTTAGATGGCAATCAAGTGCTAAACAGGCAGAAATTTTCAAGGAGTTCATTGGCATTATAAGAGAAGGATATTGCAATATAGTGGAAGCCTATCCAGGTTACCCAAGGGTAAGCAACAGCCTGCTAAATCATTGATTTATGGTTGATGTAAGCAAATTAATTTCTACTCCCAGGAAGCAATGTCAAACAAAATCTGCTTCAACTGTGGTCTAAGTCTGTTAGTGTCTATCTCCATTAATAAGTCAATCTTGGGCTGGACAGAttactcagaggttaagagcactggtgctATTCAAgtggtcctgtgttcaattcccaggaaccagacggtgtctcacaaccatccattatgagatctggtgcactcttaTGGAgagcagatgtacatggaagcagaatattgtatataataaataaataaataaataaataagatctaaaaaagaagtcaaactttgaaGGATAACTCATTATGTGTTGGTCCTACAAACAAGAAAGAATCAATTTTAAGGAGAGTGGTTCTTAGTCTGTGGTTATAGTTCAGCATAGTTGCAGACAGCTATGTTTTGCAGAGTTAGAAACCCAGTGAGTAGACTCAGAGTTCATTGCATGTAGCTTTGATAATTTaggctgttgttgttgttttctatgcTCTTTTGATGGCCTTCCAGCTAGTTTTCAAACAAATCCTACACATAGAGTTTTAGTCTTATAAATGCATAGCCTTACCTTGGCTTCTTTCTAGCCAcaatttcttaaattatcctcTATGCCTTTTACGTctgagcttttatttttctctattctttatacctttctttacttcttagtTCATGGCTTTCAGTGTATTTGAGTGGCTGCCTGCTGGTGtcctctgttattcttttgcctTCATTTTATACGCCCAtatttctcctcccctttctcctgtcttcctgCCAACATTGCCAGTCCTTTCCTCCCAATATGTTGaacattcagttctttattagaccaacagATATTTTAGGCAACCAAAGAGTCACAGACTcactaaacaaatgcaatataaacaaaagcaacacatattaaCGTAATATTCTGCAGTTCCCTGTTTTTATCTACATCAAAAGAAATGTTTCAACTTTAATATACTGAAACTATATACAACATCAAAATTTATCATGTACGAATTAGATTGCATTTtgtaaattcagagaaaatactttattaCATGGCTTATCTTAGTGAACTCACAGTTTTATCAATACATTtcttcaaaaactaaataaaaacttcATATATAACTGtataactgtctagtcttcaattccatcGAAGACCAAAGAAAGAATTATTACTACCTATGTAAACAGGAAATGCACAGCAAGCAACTTCCCAGAGTTTACAAATGATAGAGACTTTACAAATGACTGTCTGAAACATCACCCAATCTATTTTGCAAcattgggcatccatcttcagtctacaTGACTACTGTATCTCTCAGATATTTCAGTGAAACAGGAAAGTTGAAGTACTGTTCTCCCTTGTATTAGCAAATTTCATCAGGTATTTTTCTCTGTATCCTGCATAAATGTAACACAACATAATATAATTTTCTATGGAATCATACATTTACAATATGGTCAGTATGATGATTTCagttgcacatatgtatgtgatattttagaatgccTTGACATATGATGATGTGCATATCAACTTCACGTGTGAAGAGTGGACTTTGATGaacacttctcagaagaatctctacaaagatgtgatgctggagacctacaaGAACCTCACTGATATAGGTAAGACTGAATTTTCCttcctatttaaaaataataggacAACAGTTACTTGGTTATTGAtgctcttctttaattttattgagagAGAAACTAGAATGTTGTAAATAAATCAGTCAAAGTTCTAAAATTCACTAAAGACTGTAACTTAAATAATACAACTTTGCACTAGTTAATATACATTTTATGGTATTATGTTTTAGGATACAGTTGGGATTGTCATAACATCGAAGAACATTGTGCAAGTTCTAAAAGACATGGAAGGTAATTTTCATCTGCAAGGTTGAGAAATTACCATTTGAATCAGTGCACCATGAGAGCTATGCTGTagaactgtaattccagttattTTAGACTACATATATTACTAAAAGTTTAAGGTGGTTGAGGTGATAAGCATATCTCCAACCCTTCCATTAAGCAAATACTCCTTAGAAAAGCTATTGTTACTTATGTACTTACTGTTACTTTTATAAGTTTCGTGACAGTAGCAATTATTTTTAAGAGTCAAGGAGCAGTTACTGCAGAGAAACATTAATGGCTCTAACACATGTCTATAAGAAACAGAAAGTCAAACTGAATTAAATGTGGAAGCCTCTTCTTTGTAATCTTTATTTACTAGGTATATCACATATTAGTCAGGATACAAGTCATGTGAGCAAAGGGATATGGAGGACATAGAACACCTCTCATAGTATATTTAAAAGACATGCAGTAGTACCCATTTTCAGCATAATTGTTGAATTTGATTCAAGTGTACAATTAATTTGTTTTCCAGATTCATTGAAAATTCATCCACAATCTCCCTCTGCAGAAAAGCCCTATGACTCTAGGACTGTGTAAATACTTCTGTTTTTTCCAGGTCAATAGCAAATGTAGTATGTCTCATAGAGTAGAATAATTTAAACATACAATAAGTTTGATTAAGTAATGAATTTTTCCAGTTCTCTTCAATATATGAAAACTCTCCTGTAGAGAACTTCTGAAAATAAGAAACATATCATAAAGTATTATACGTTCACAGGTATCTTGAAATATACAAAACACTCCTTAAAATAGGGAAAAACATAAGTGGAAAAATAGAGATAAGATTGTAAgaccttatttttctttataatttaaaaaattgtaatattAATACAGATATCAATATTCAAGATTGTATTGAATATGGTAAGGCATGCAGATATGCCCATTTTTCTTTCAGGTATGAAAGAAGCCATATTAGAGAGAAGCCTTCTGTATATACACAATGTGTTAAAGTCTTTGCATataacagtcatcttcaaaggcataaaagaacacatgctGGAGAGAAACCATGTGAATGCAATCACTGTGGAAAAGCCTTTGCTCAGCTCAGTcatcttcaaatacataaaagaacacatacaggagagaaacaatATGAATGTAATCATTGTGGTAAAGTCTTTCCTTACCACTGTCATCTTgaaatgcataaaagaacacacactggcgagaaaccctatgaatgtaatcagtgtggtaaagcttttgctcAGCACAGTTATCATCAAATTCATACAAGAactcatacaggagagaaaccctacaaatgcaatcagtgtggtaaagcctttgctcatcacaggacttttcaaatacataaaagaacacatactggagagaaacactgtgtatgtaatcaatgtggtaaagcattTTCACATGTCAATAGTCTACAagcacataaaagaacacatacaggagagaaaccctatgaatgtaaccaatgtggtaaagccttttcacaGGTCAGTAGTCTTCAATATCATAAAATAAcccatacaggagagaaaccctatgaatgtaatcaatgtggtaaagctttttcaCGTGTTAGTAGCCTTCaaagacacaaaagaacacatactggggaAAGGCCCTAAGAATGAAATCAATGTGGGAAAGCCATTGGCTGTATCATCAGTCTTTAAAATCATGAAGAAAATTAtactgcagagaaaccctataaatgtaAGCATTGTGGTAAAGTTGTGCAATTTGCATATCACACAAAACTTTGAGGGCCTGAGAAAATTCATCCTGCAGGAAATCTTACTGTAAAGAATTTTGTGCTATCTTCAGCCTACACCCATTTAGTTACACAAGtt belongs to Cricetulus griseus strain 17A/GY unplaced genomic scaffold, alternate assembly CriGri-PICRH-1.0 unplaced_scaffold_1, whole genome shotgun sequence and includes:
- the LOC113838780 gene encoding zinc finger protein 431-like — its product is MPDTDRLLKTRFPVTNALTYDDVHINFTCEEWTLMNTSQKNLYKDVMLETYKNLTDIGYSWDCHNIEEHCASSKRHGR